CGCCCCAGGCAGCGGAGACCCGCCGGGGGGGTTAAGGGTAAGACTTCAACCAAACACCGCTCATCCACGGCTCTTGGCCTGTTTCTGCCCGTGCTGCTCCTGCTCGCACCCGGCCATGGCCGCGTGCAAGCTGCGGAAAGCCCGGAAATGCTGCTCCACCGCTGGCTTGCTTCTCAAACCAACCTGCAATCCTTCGCCGCCGACTTTGTCCAAACCCGCACCCTGCGCTCGCTGGCGCAACCGCTCACTACCTCCGGGCGGCTTTACTTTGCGGCTCCTTCGAGTTTCCGCTGGGAACTGGGCACGCCGCCCCAGACCATCGCCTTGCGCCATACCAACCTCCTGTGGGTCATTTACCCCGCCCAAAAACGCGCCGAACGGTATGACCTGCAAAATGCCGGCAGCCAGTGGCGGGATACTTTTGCGCTGTTGGAGGCGGGTTTTCCCCGCTCCCGTGCCGAACTGGAGACCCGCTACCGGCTGGGAAACCTGTTCATCACCAACGGGGTATTGGAAGTCACCCTGACCCCGCGGCAAATGGCTGCGCGGCGCTTAATCCCCGAGCTGCGCCTGGGTGTGGCGCCAGAGGAAAATCGCCTGTGTTATACGTCCTTGAAAATGGCGGACGGCTCCCAAATGCGTCAGGATTACACGAATGCAGTGGTGAATCCAACGTGGAACAACTCCCCTTTCACATGGACGCCCCCGCCCGATTATCAAGTGGTGGAGCCTCTGCAACGCCGCAGCCCCCGTCTCTGATTCCCAAAACCGCGGCGCAGCCACCCAACCGTGTCCCCCAAACTCTGCCGCCCTTAAAGAGACGGGCCGGAGGGTGTCTCTCCCACACCACTCCGGCCCGGGTTCCTCCGCGACCCAGAGGGCCAGGTCACGAACAGCCGAGGCTTTCCCCACAGTTCAGGCACTTGTAACAGGCGCCGTTGCGCACGGTCACATGCCCGCAATTGGGACAGGTGGGGGCATCGCCTTGATTAACAAAGCTGGCCGTCAATTGGCGCGCCGGTTTGTCGGGCGTGGTGGCCACGCCGCTTACGGGCTTGATGTCCGTATCGTTCTCCTCGGCCACGGGCAGCAGGCCCGGCACCGGCCGGTTGACGTGCTTTTTAATCTCCTCCATCAACCCCGGCATGGCCAGCTCCGGCTGGTTGTTCGGCGCGGTATTGGCCTCGCGATAGCCGGGAATGAACTGCAGCGCCATCCAGCGGAAGACATAGTCAGTAATCGAGGTGGCCATGCGGATTTCCGGATTCTTGGTGAACCCGCTGGGCTCGAACCGCTGATGGGCAAACTTCCGCACCAGCGCCTCCAGCGGCACGCCATATTGGAGCGCCAGGCTGGTCAGCGTGCCAATGCTGTCCATCAACCCGCCAATCGTGGAGCCTTCCTTGGCCATGGTGATGAACAGCTCGCCCGGCTGGCCATCCTCGAACAAGCCCACGGTGAGATAGCCCTCGTGCCCGGCCACATCAAACTTGTGGGTGATGGCCGTGCGCGTTTCCGGCAGCCGCCGGCGCAGCGGCTGGTTGACCTGCTGCTTGAGCCGCGCCACCTCCGCCTCCAGCTCGGCGATGCGCGCCCGCAGGGCCTCCACTTCGCCGGCCTTGCCGGCATCCCCCTCGCCCTTCTTGGTGCTCAGCGGCTGGCTGCGCTTGGAGTTGTCGCGATAAATGGCCACGCACTTCAACCCCATCTTCCACGCCTGCACATAGGCATCGCGGATGTCCGCCACCGTGGCGGATTCGGGCATGTTGACCGTCTTGGAAATGGCGCCGCTGATGAACGGCTGCGCCGCCGCCATCATTTTAAGATGCGCCATGTAATGGATGCTGCGCTGGCCCCGCGCGGGCTTGAAGGCGCAGTCAAACACCGGCAGATGCTCCGGCTTCAGCCCGCTGGCAATCACCGCGCCGTTTTCGGTCACATCCTCGATGGTGTCGTACTTCTCAATGTGCGCCACAATGTGGGCCACCTCCGTCTCGGAGTACCCCAGCCGGCGCAGGGCCTCGGGCACGGTGCGATTGACAATTTTCAACATGCCACCGCCGGCCAGCAATTTGTACTTCACCAGCGCGATGTCCGGCTCAATGCCGGTGGTGTCGCAATCCATCATGAAGGCAATGGTGCCCGTGGGCGCCAGCACCGTGACCTGCGCATTGCGGTACCCCACCTGTCGGCCCCGGCTCAGGGCGCGGTCCCAGCACGCCCGCGCCTCGTCCACCAAATACGACAGCGCCGGCGGTGCCTGGATTTTCTCCACCGCCTCGCGGTGCATTTGGATGACCCCCAGCATGGACTCCACGTTGTCTTTGGCCGCTGGTTTGGGCACATGCGCGCAACGGGCATCGCGATAGCCGGGGAACGGCCCCAGAATGGCCGCCATTTCGGCCGATTGCTCGTAGGCATGGCCGGTCATGATGGCCGTGATGGCGCCCGCCAGCGCGCGGCCCTCGTCCGAATCATACGGCAGGCCGCAGGCCATGATGAGCGAGCCCAGGTTGGCATAGCCCAGCCCCAGCGTGCGGAAAATGTGCGAGTTCTCCGTGATTTCTTTGGTGGGATAACTGGCGTTGTCCACAATGATTTCCTGCGCGGTGATGAAAATGCGCACCGCCGCCTTGAAACGCTCCACGTCAAACGTGCCGTCCTCCCGCAAGAATTTCATCAAGTTCAACGAGGCCAGATTGCAGGCCGTGTTGTTGATGAACACATATTCCGAGCATGGATTGGTGGAGTGAATCGGCTCGGTGCCCTTGCAGGTGTGCCAGCGCTGAATCGCGCCGTCATACTGCAGGCCGGGGTCGCCGCAAATCCACGTCCCCTCGGCCACCTTGTCCAGCAGACGCCCCGCGTTTTTCTTCTCCAGCGGCTGGCCGGTGGTCACGGCGCGCGTCCACCAGTCCTTTCCTTCCAGCGCCGCCTGCATGAACTCATCACTGACCCGCACCGAAAGGTTTTCGTTCTGATACATGACCGAGCCGTACGCCTCGCCGTTGAACGAGCCGTCATATCCCTGTTCAATCAAGGCCCACGCCTTTTTCTCCTCCTTGGCCTTGGCTTCGATGAACTCTTCAATGTCCCCGTGCCAGTCGCGCAGGGTGTTCATCTTGGCGGCGCGCCGCGTCTTGCCGCCGCTCTTCACCACATTGGCCACCTGGTCATACACCTTCAGAAAGCTCAACGGCCCGCTCGGACGCCCCCCGCCGGAAAGCTTCTCCTTGCTGCTCCGGATGGGCGACAGGTCCGTGCCCGTGCCGCTGCCGTACTTGAACAACATGGCCTCCGAATACGCCAGTTGCATGATGGATTCCATGTTGTCTTCCACTGATTGGATGAAGCACGCGCTGCCCTGCGGATATTCGTACTGCGTCGGCGCGCGCTCGGCCCGGTGTTTGCGCCGGTTGTAATACCAGTTGCCGCGGGCGCTGGTCTTGCCCACGCCGTACTGATGGTACAGGCCCACGTTGAACCACACCGGCGAGTTGAAGGCGCCGTATTGATTGAGGCACAGCCACGTCAGCTCTGCGTAAAAAACCTCGCCCTCCGCCGACGTGAAATAACCGTCCTTCACGCCCCAATCGGCAATGGTGCGCGTCACCCGATGAATCAACTGGCGCACCGAATACTCCCGCTCCTTGGGCTTGTGCGGGTCACCATAAAAATACTTCGAGCAGACCACCTTGGTGGCCAGTTGCGACCACGACTTGGGCACCTCCACGTTCTCCTGCCGGAACACCACTTTGCCCGAGTCATCCGTGATTTCCGCCGTCCGCTTTTCCCATTCCACCTGGTCAAAGGGGCTGACTTTGGAATCACTGAACACCCGTTTAATCTTCAAATGCTTTTTCATATCACCCTTGGAATCAGGGTTTCCTCGCCGCCCACCCACGCCGGCCCGACGCGAACGCACCGTCAAGGCAGGCGACGACACGACTTGGTCACGCGTATCAATCATGGTAAAATGTAAATTTAGTTGTTTTCGGGCGCTAATCCAGCACCATCCCCGGTGCCTAAATCCGCGCTGTCTCGCCCTGCAGCCAGAGGCAAACCAGCCCTTTTAGGGGGCTCGGAAGCCCCATTAGTTGTGGGGCGAAAAGAAGAATAACACTATATCTTGTGGTGTAAATAATTATTTTCAAAAAAATTACACCCCAGCTTGTTCACCACTTCATCATTGCAACGTGCTGCTGTTAAGCAACTTATGAGCTTGTGAATAACCTTGACCCCTCTCTGTGGATAATTTTTTGGGAGGTTGGCATGGCCTCTAAGGCCCAAATCAGAGGCTCTTTCCTAGGTTTTAGGCCTGTAAGATACCCCTTGGAAAGCCTCTGTAACCTTTCTTTTACGCTTGTCGTCTGGTCATTTGAATCCAGTTCCCGAGAGCGGGGAGAAGATGGAACGAGGATTCAACCGGGCGGCAGGGCAGGCAAACCACCCGGAAAAAGAGCGCCTGTAAACGCATAAAACTTATGAAACGTTGTATCTCCATCCTTCAGCGGAAGCTAATGACGGTTGCCCTTGGCAGCCTGGCGGTGGTGTTGGCCGGCTCCCTCTTTGCCCAACCAGGCGGCGGCGGCCGCGGTGGAAGATTTAATCAAGACCCCAATCAGGGCCCCCAAGGCGGGCCGGGCGGGCCACCTGACCGGGCCATGATGGGTGGCCGTGGTGGTTTTGGCTTTGGTTTGGATGAACAGCAGCGCCAGGTTTTCAACGAAGCTCTGCAAAAACACCAGGAAGCCCTGCGCAAACTGGAGGAACAACTGCAGGCGGCGCAACGCGAGCTGATCAAGGCTGTCATCGCCGAGGAATACGTCGAAAAAACCGTGCGCGAAAAAGCGGAAGTCGTGGCCCGGCTGCAAACGGAAATCATGATGCTCCGCTCGCAGGCCCTGCACACCGTAGCCCCCACCCTGCGTGAAGAGCAGCGCGCCCAAATGGAAGACTCGCGCTTCAGCATGATGCTCCTGAGCGGCGGCTTTGGGGGTGGCGGCGGCCGCGGCATGATGATGGTCGGCGGTCCTCCGGGAATGGACCCCGCCGCCGGTGGTTTCGGCGGCCCGGGTGGGCGTGACCCGATGCAATTCCGCGGCGGCCCGGGTGGGCGGCCAGATGCCGCTCAGGGCGGCGGTCAGGACCAGCGCGGCAACCGGGACCGTGGCAACCGCGGCAACCGCGACGGTGGCCAGGGCGCGCCCGGCCTGCCGACGGAACCCCGGCCAGCCCGCTAAATCAGTTACAAGCCTTTTCTAGGTTGGCACTCCCCCACCAACCTACTGCCACAAGACTACGCCCGGCATGCCCGGGCGTAGTCGCTTATGGCCCGGACATTTTCCGGCGGTGTGTCCCGCACAATCTCGCATCCCGCCCCGGCAATGTAACGCTCGCCGGCCGCCTGATGGCAGGCCGACAGCGCAGCCCGAATCGCTTCCGGGGTTTGATTCCGCACCACCCCCACCGGCTCCAGATTGCCCAGCAAAACCTGTTGCGCTCCCATCTCCTGGCGGGCTCGGGCCATGTCCGCAAAATAATCCAAATCCACAATCTCACATCCCAACGCGCCCATGCCTTTGAGAATCGGATTGGTGCGCCCGCAAATGTGCAACCGCACCCGCCCCCCCGCGGCATGAATGCCGTCCACCAGCCGCTTCTCGTAGGGCCAGACAAACTCCTGATAAATCTGCGGCCCCACCAAACTGGCCGCCGCATCACCCACCCCGATGAGGTCCGCGCCCGCCTCTATTTGCGCCCGCGCAAACCGCAGCTCCATTTCCAGGATAAACTCGAATAAATCTCGCACGAAGGCCTCATCATCAAAAAAATCCAGCATGATGGTGTTGATGCCCCGCAAATCCGCTCCCTGCGCGATGGGCCCTTCCACCCAGCCCTCCACAATTTTTTCGCCTGCCGTTTTTTCCTTCAGCAACGCCACCGCCTGCACGCGGTCGGTCATGCGCCCACCGCCCAGAGGGTCGGGCACGCGCAACCGCGCCAGCGTCGTTTTATCGGCCAGCAGGGCCTCCTCTTCGACAAGGGCCGGCGGTTGGTTGGGAAACCACTGGATTTTTGCGCCGCAATCGGCGGCTTCGCGCGCCGGGTCCGAAATGGCCGAAACGTAATCAAAATCAAACTCCTCGGCCACCCGCACCTGCGCCTCCACCAGCCGGCGATAATCGCGGCAGTATTCGCCATACGGTATGCCGGCGCGGTCCCCGGCAAACATCATGGTAATGGGCATGACAGGCAGACGATCCACCGGCTGGCCGGCGATCCGGGCAAGCACTCGTTCTCGGCTGTTCATAACAAAGGAATTGACCCCCGCATTAAATCACCCTCGCTCCCCGCCGCCAAGCTGATTACAGCCGCGCCGGTGGGTTGTCACTGCGCGGACCCGCGCCACCTTGCTGGAGTGCCTGTGACACGCGAATCTTGCGGTATAAATTAGCCCCCTATTCCGCTTTTGGTTTGACCAAAACGGCAAGCCACGGCAGTTTCGGCACGGTCGCCCATTCATATTAGAGCTTATGAGCCATCTATATTCTCGCGGTTGGGTTGCCCTCTTCCTGTGTACGGCCGTCCTGGTGAAGGCCGCCCTACCCCAACCGATAGCGTTCAAAACCCCGGACCGCCTGCCCGACCAATTCCAGCCGCTCTCCCCCGCGGAGGTGAAGCTGGAGGGATTCCTGGGCGAGCGCATCCGCGCCAATGCCCTGAACCGGCTGGCCAAAGTGGACTTGGAGCCGTTACTGGCCGGCTTCCGCCAGAAGCCCGGCTCCCATCCTTGGATTGGCGAACACATCGGCAAATGGATGCACGCCGCCACCCTGGCGTGGGCCTACACCGGCGATGCAGGCTTGCGCGCCAAACTGGATTACGCCGCGGCTGAATTGATTAAAACGCAGGAAGCGGACGGGTACCTGGGCACTTACACGCCGGACAAACGTTTTGGCCTGTTTCCCGGCGCCGATTGGGACGTGTGGTCTCACAAATATTGCCTCATGGGCCTTCTCACCTATTACCAATACACCGGCAACCCCGCCGCGCTGGAAGCCAGCCGCAAGGCGGCCGATTTGTTGCTGGCCACCTTCCCCGCCAAAAAGAGCATTCTGGCCGCCGGCACGCATGTGGGCATGGCGGCCACCAGTGTGCTGGAGCCAATCGTGTTGCTCT
This is a stretch of genomic DNA from Fontisphaera persica. It encodes these proteins:
- a CDS encoding LolA family protein, with product MLLLLAPGHGRVQAAESPEMLLHRWLASQTNLQSFAADFVQTRTLRSLAQPLTTSGRLYFAAPSSFRWELGTPPQTIALRHTNLLWVIYPAQKRAERYDLQNAGSQWRDTFALLEAGFPRSRAELETRYRLGNLFITNGVLEVTLTPRQMAARRLIPELRLGVAPEENRLCYTSLKMADGSQMRQDYTNAVVNPTWNNSPFTWTPPPDYQVVEPLQRRSPRL
- a CDS encoding vitamin B12-dependent ribonucleotide reductase, whose product is MKKHLKIKRVFSDSKVSPFDQVEWEKRTAEITDDSGKVVFRQENVEVPKSWSQLATKVVCSKYFYGDPHKPKEREYSVRQLIHRVTRTIADWGVKDGYFTSAEGEVFYAELTWLCLNQYGAFNSPVWFNVGLYHQYGVGKTSARGNWYYNRRKHRAERAPTQYEYPQGSACFIQSVEDNMESIMQLAYSEAMLFKYGSGTGTDLSPIRSSKEKLSGGGRPSGPLSFLKVYDQVANVVKSGGKTRRAAKMNTLRDWHGDIEEFIEAKAKEEKKAWALIEQGYDGSFNGEAYGSVMYQNENLSVRVSDEFMQAALEGKDWWTRAVTTGQPLEKKNAGRLLDKVAEGTWICGDPGLQYDGAIQRWHTCKGTEPIHSTNPCSEYVFINNTACNLASLNLMKFLREDGTFDVERFKAAVRIFITAQEIIVDNASYPTKEITENSHIFRTLGLGYANLGSLIMACGLPYDSDEGRALAGAITAIMTGHAYEQSAEMAAILGPFPGYRDARCAHVPKPAAKDNVESMLGVIQMHREAVEKIQAPPALSYLVDEARACWDRALSRGRQVGYRNAQVTVLAPTGTIAFMMDCDTTGIEPDIALVKYKLLAGGGMLKIVNRTVPEALRRLGYSETEVAHIVAHIEKYDTIEDVTENGAVIASGLKPEHLPVFDCAFKPARGQRSIHYMAHLKMMAAAQPFISGAISKTVNMPESATVADIRDAYVQAWKMGLKCVAIYRDNSKRSQPLSTKKGEGDAGKAGEVEALRARIAELEAEVARLKQQVNQPLRRRLPETRTAITHKFDVAGHEGYLTVGLFEDGQPGELFITMAKEGSTIGGLMDSIGTLTSLALQYGVPLEALVRKFAHQRFEPSGFTKNPEIRMATSITDYVFRWMALQFIPGYREANTAPNNQPELAMPGLMEEIKKHVNRPVPGLLPVAEENDTDIKPVSGVATTPDKPARQLTASFVNQGDAPTCPNCGHVTVRNGACYKCLNCGESLGCS
- a CDS encoding Spy/CpxP family protein refolding chaperone — its product is MTVALGSLAVVLAGSLFAQPGGGGRGGRFNQDPNQGPQGGPGGPPDRAMMGGRGGFGFGLDEQQRQVFNEALQKHQEALRKLEEQLQAAQRELIKAVIAEEYVEKTVREKAEVVARLQTEIMMLRSQALHTVAPTLREEQRAQMEDSRFSMMLLSGGFGGGGGRGMMMVGGPPGMDPAAGGFGGPGGRDPMQFRGGPGGRPDAAQGGGQDQRGNRDRGNRGNRDGGQGAPGLPTEPRPAR
- a CDS encoding uroporphyrinogen decarboxylase family protein, which produces MNSRERVLARIAGQPVDRLPVMPITMMFAGDRAGIPYGEYCRDYRRLVEAQVRVAEEFDFDYVSAISDPAREAADCGAKIQWFPNQPPALVEEEALLADKTTLARLRVPDPLGGGRMTDRVQAVALLKEKTAGEKIVEGWVEGPIAQGADLRGINTIMLDFFDDEAFVRDLFEFILEMELRFARAQIEAGADLIGVGDAAASLVGPQIYQEFVWPYEKRLVDGIHAAGGRVRLHICGRTNPILKGMGALGCEIVDLDYFADMARARQEMGAQQVLLGNLEPVGVVRNQTPEAIRAALSACHQAAGERYIAGAGCEIVRDTPPENVRAISDYARACRA